The Leishmania major strain Friedlin complete genome, chromosome 23 genome has a segment encoding these proteins:
- the CyP3 gene encoding putative cyclophilin type peptidyl-prolyl cis-trans isomerase, whose protein sequence is MGQVARVVQVQSSAGALSIELYNNFCADSFWQLARSDQLRRLTFRKLLGGFALLGEVEAVQGHSTTASEVDAAAQSPDDVPLLHVGAGLLSCRPTVGAVTASRLLITLSPQPQLDKTHVVFGRVYSGIHTLEQISHMQVDADFVLYSPVTVMKCSTALLSRGTAPQSATARAAPASCVVTSQYPSSILATLE, encoded by the coding sequence ATGGGGCAAGTGGCACGCGTGGTGCAGGTGCAGAGCAGTGCAGGGGCTCTTAGTATCGAGCTTTATAACAACTTTTGCGCCGACTCGTTCTGGCAACTGGCGAGGAGTGACCAACTGCGCCGGTTAACGTTCCGCAAGCTGTTGGGCGGTTTTGCGCTGCTTGgtgaggtggaggcggtgcagggcCATTCAACAACAGCAAGCGAAGtagatgccgctgcgcaaaGTCCAGATGATGTCCCACTACTGCACGTCGGTGCAGGACTGCTGAGTTGCAGACCAACCGTTGGTGCAGTGACAGCCAGTCGCCTTCTCATTACTCTTTctccacagccgcagctcGACAAGACGCACGTCGTCTTCGGTCGCGTCTACTCGGGCATTCACACTTTGGAGCAGATATCTCACATGCAGGTGGACGCTGACTTTGTCTTGTACTCGCCTGTAACGGTCATGAAGTGCAGCACAGCGCTGCTTTCGAGAGGCACCGCACCGCAAAGCGCTACGGCCagagcggcaccggcgtcgtGTGTAGTCACGTCGCAATATCCTTCGAGCATTTTGGCAACGCTGGAGTAg
- the GDPMP gene encoding mannose-1-phosphate guanyltransferase produces the protein MSSSDGQGMRAVILVGGFGTRLRPLTLTTPKPLVPFCNKPMIIHQIEALKAVGVTEVILAVAYRPEAMKEQMDEWSRKLGVLFVFSVEEEPLGTAGPLALARDILMQDDKPFFVLNSDVTCPFPMQELLDFHKAHGGEGTIMVSQVTQWEKYGVVVYSPQNYQIERFVEKPSSFLGDRINAGIYIFNKSILDRIPPCRTSIEKEIFPSMAAEGQLYAFNLEGFWMDIGQPKDYILGMTKYIPFLVHSNRETEKLHTEATKHQRGGRFTVIGASLIDPSAKIGDGAVIGPYASIGANCVIGESCRIDNAAILENSKVGKGSMVSRSIVGWNNRIGSWCHIKDISVLGDDVEVEDGVVLIGTKVLPNKDVGEHHFEPGIIM, from the coding sequence ATGTCTTCATCCGATGGCCAGGGAATGCGGGCAGTGATTCTGGTCGGCGGCTTTGGTACTCGGCTCCGTCCGTTGacgctgacgacgccgaAGCCCCTCGTCCCATTTTGCAACAAGCCGATGATCATTCACCAAATCGAGGCGTTGAAGGCGGTTGGCGTGACGGAGGTGATTCTGGCTGTTGCGTACCGGCCGGAGGCGATGAAAGAGCAGATGGACGAGTGGTCACGGAAGCTTGGTGTTCTCTTCGTGTTCtccgtcgaggaggagccgcTCGGCACGGCCGGCCCGCTTGCCCTCGCCCGCGATATCCTGATGCAGGATGACAAGCCGTTTTTTGTGCTCAACTCCGATGTCACCTGCCCGTTTCCgatgcaggagctgctggactTCCACAAGGCGCATGGCGGCGAGGGCACCATCATGGTCTCGCAGGTGACGCAGTGGGAGAAGTACGGTGTCGTCGTCTACTCGCCGCAGAATTACCAGATCGAGCGGTTTGTGGAGAAGCCGAGCAGCTTTCTTGGGGACCGAATCAACGCCGGCATTTATATCTTCAACAAGAGCATCCTGGACCGTATTCCTCCCTGCCGAACGTCCATCGAGAAGGAGATCTTCCCTTCGATGGCTGCAGAGGGGCAGCTCTACGCATTCAACCTGGAGGGCTTCTGGATGGATATCGGCCAGCCCAAGGACTACATCCTTGGCATGACCAAGTACATTCCGTTCTTGGTTCATAGTAACCGCGAAACGGAGAAGTTGCACACGGAGGCCACGAAACACCAGCGTGGTGGCCGCTTTACTGTGATCGGCGCCTCTCTGATTGACCCCTCCGCAAAGATCGGCGATGGTGCCGTGATTGGCCCCTATGCGTCGATTGGCGCCAACTGCGTTATTGGCGAGTCGTGCCGCATCGATAATGCTGCCATCTTGGAGAACTCCAAGGTCGGCAAGGGTTCAATGGTGTCTCGCAGCATTGTGGGCTGGAACAACCGCATCGGCAGCTGGTGCCACATCAAGGACATATCTGTGCTCGGCGATGACGTGGAGGTCGAGGATGGCGTGGTTCTCATTGGCACCAAGGTGCTCCCCAACAAGGATGTCGGCGAGCACCACTTCGAGCCTGGTATCATCATGTAG
- a CDS encoding putative vacuolar type h+ ATPase subunit produces the protein MSSAKVCDPEAFLFGMMGAALSLALANVGAAFGTAKAGVAVAQLGIVQPSRVMRGIVPVVMAGILGIYGLIVSVIICNNMKLSGYPLFSGYMHLGAGLAAGFASLAAGYAIGIVGDICCYAYAKTERIFVPMILMLIFAEALGLFGLITALLMSNKATSAMGSCTVS, from the coding sequence ATGTCCTCCGCCAAGGTGTGCGACCCCGAGGCGTTCCTCTTCGGTATGATGGGGGCTGCCTTATCCCTTGCTTTGGCGAACGTTGGTGCCGCCTTCGGCACGGCCAAGGCCGGTgttgcggtggcgcagctaGGAATTGTGCAGCCCTCGCGCGTGATGCGCGGTATCGTGCCGGTCGTGATGGCCGGCATTCTTGGTATCTACGGTCTCATCGTCTCCGTCATTATCTGCAACAACATGAAGCTGAGCGGGTACCCGCTCTTCTCCGGGTACATGCACCTGGGGGCTGGGCTGGCAGCCGGGTTTGCCTCTCTCGCGGCCGGATATGCGATTGGCATTGTCGGCGACATTTGCTGCTACGCCTACGCCAAGACGGAGAGGATCTTTGTCCCAATGATTCTGATGCTCATTTTCGCAGAGGCGCTGGGCCTGTTCGGGCTCATCACCGCACTGCTCATGAGCAACAAGGCGACCTCTGCCATGGGCTCGTGCACCGTCAGCTAA